In Bacteroidales bacterium, a single window of DNA contains:
- a CDS encoding glycosyltransferase, with the protein MKIACVILGTRGDVQPMIALATGLKKKGHEVIVCAPPENEQLAVSNDCPFMPFGPELKKNIRENPEKQKGGVAVKITLAQGKKLIADQVKQLPEKLKGVDMILAAGIVVGVHTAADILKVPYHLVAFYPIILGTTKEDPLKSRMMFGFGRMAMNAVLKGFINNMRKEYGLPPVKDIWEHWMGEKVIIACDKELNEARPGVAFDFIQTGFMLLHSKNNLPQHVEDFLNSGKPPVYIGFGSNPISSPGQYTAMFEKVREKTNERLIISKGWAELPESNTPDILYVDEMPFELLFPRLAAVVYHGGTGTMAAIARSGIPQAAFPFMGDQFSNQKQVIKLGLGPDTCDFKKISAESISTAITECISNEKYKKNAVEMAQKLQDKNGIELTVKVVEEIVNKTSLRGA; encoded by the coding sequence ATGAAAATCGCATGTGTAATTCTCGGCACCCGTGGCGATGTGCAACCTATGATTGCCCTTGCAACCGGTTTAAAAAAGAAAGGTCATGAAGTGATCGTTTGTGCACCTCCCGAAAACGAACAACTGGCAGTATCAAACGATTGTCCGTTCATGCCTTTTGGTCCCGAACTCAAAAAAAACATCAGGGAGAATCCTGAAAAGCAGAAAGGCGGAGTCGCAGTTAAAATCACCCTGGCACAGGGTAAAAAGCTTATAGCTGACCAGGTTAAACAATTACCTGAAAAATTAAAAGGAGTGGATATGATATTGGCTGCCGGAATAGTGGTTGGCGTGCACACAGCGGCTGATATTCTGAAAGTACCTTATCACCTTGTGGCATTCTATCCCATCATCCTTGGAACAACAAAGGAGGACCCATTGAAAAGCCGGATGATGTTCGGATTCGGAAGAATGGCAATGAATGCGGTTTTGAAAGGTTTTATAAACAACATGCGTAAAGAATACGGTCTGCCCCCCGTGAAAGATATATGGGAGCACTGGATGGGTGAAAAGGTAATTATTGCCTGTGATAAGGAGCTTAATGAAGCCCGGCCTGGTGTGGCATTTGACTTCATCCAGACCGGGTTTATGCTTCTTCATTCTAAGAATAATCTGCCCCAACATGTTGAAGATTTTCTGAACTCCGGAAAACCACCGGTTTACATTGGTTTCGGAAGCAACCCGATTTCTTCTCCCGGCCAATACACTGCCATGTTTGAAAAAGTAAGGGAGAAAACCAACGAAAGATTAATCATCTCAAAAGGCTGGGCTGAATTACCTGAAAGTAATACACCTGATATCCTGTATGTGGATGAAATGCCGTTTGAATTATTGTTTCCGCGACTTGCAGCCGTAGTCTATCACGGAGGGACAGGCACAATGGCTGCCATTGCAAGGTCGGGCATACCCCAGGCAGCTTTTCCGTTTATGGGCGACCAGTTTTCAAATCAAAAACAGGTAATAAAACTAGGTCTGGGACCTGATACCTGTGATTTCAAAAAAATATCGGCAGAATCCATTTCAACTGCTATTACAGAATGCATATCCAATGAAAAGTATAAGAAAAATGCGGTTGAAATGGCACAAAAGCTTCAGGATAAGAATGGGATTGAACTTACGGTGAAGGTTGTTGAGGAGATAGTGAATAAGACGTCATTGCGAGGAGCGTAA
- a CDS encoding TetR/AcrR family transcriptional regulator yields MKIFFVAFKLFLQKGFKEVTMNEILEQSGLSRGTFYYYFKSKEKIYEEVINTFYLSVPATTQLVNFDGTLYDFYHVHLENASRSFARLGQTFADAKADVFSYFALSLDALKRLPGFREKMKFVNDGVLNNWIHVIKTARENGEISTGMTDEQIACFFKFTMEGMGMKSTLEGKSSEENDRELITLWDNFYNHIKARH; encoded by the coding sequence ATGAAAATTTTCTTTGTTGCCTTTAAGCTCTTTCTTCAGAAGGGCTTTAAAGAGGTGACAATGAATGAAATCCTTGAACAATCCGGTTTATCGCGCGGAACCTTTTATTATTATTTCAAAAGCAAGGAGAAGATTTACGAGGAAGTAATCAATACCTTTTACCTGTCGGTTCCGGCCACCACCCAGCTGGTAAACTTCGACGGTACATTGTATGATTTTTACCATGTCCATCTTGAAAACGCTTCCAGGTCATTTGCCCGGTTAGGACAAACTTTTGCCGATGCCAAGGCTGATGTATTCAGTTATTTCGCGTTATCGCTTGATGCGCTAAAGCGATTACCCGGATTTCGTGAAAAAATGAAATTTGTGAATGACGGTGTTCTAAATAACTGGATTCATGTTATAAAAACCGCAAGGGAGAATGGAGAAATTTCAACTGGAATGACCGATGAACAGATTGCCTGTTTCTTCAAGTTCACCATGGAAGGAATGGGAATGAAATCGACACTTGAAGGAAAATCTTCAGAGGAGAACGACAGGGAACTGATTACGTTATGGGATAATTTCTACAATCATATTAAAGCGAGGCACTAA
- a CDS encoding helix-turn-helix domain-containing protein, producing the protein MLQQPELGRKIADLRKAKGLTQEELVEKCNLSVRTLQRIESGEVTPRSYTIRLIFEALEMSYDSTFVNEKGSFIRLNRQFYLYFIDLFNLKTHTMRKISILTVFIFLTFLGISALTSALKAEKTESQQTPAADTAKSYSTNLEMAWSNFSCDECFEENGVLTGRNVKFEYNGTKVNVSLITVNKMTREFNAGLVKGIFREQRVELSIEKYLLKDKVIQYYADKISKSDNTIDLKGHARLDIKNGEKTGGIETDELIITIR; encoded by the coding sequence ATGCTTCAACAGCCCGAATTAGGACGAAAAATTGCTGACCTGAGAAAAGCAAAAGGTCTGACCCAGGAAGAACTTGTGGAAAAATGCAATCTGAGTGTAAGAACCCTTCAACGAATTGAATCGGGTGAAGTAACCCCAAGAAGTTACACCATCAGGCTGATCTTTGAAGCATTGGAAATGAGTTATGACAGCACATTTGTGAATGAGAAAGGATCCTTTATTCGATTAAACAGGCAATTTTATTTGTACTTCATTGATTTATTTAACCTAAAAACACACACAATGAGAAAAATTTCAATTCTTACAGTCTTTATATTCCTTACATTTCTAGGAATATCAGCTCTGACCTCGGCGTTAAAAGCAGAAAAAACGGAAAGCCAACAGACTCCTGCAGCAGATACGGCCAAAAGTTATTCCACTAATCTTGAAATGGCCTGGTCAAATTTCAGCTGTGATGAATGTTTTGAGGAAAATGGAGTTCTGACCGGTCGGAATGTTAAATTTGAATATAACGGAACAAAGGTGAATGTGAGCCTGATTACAGTGAATAAGATGACCCGTGAATTTAATGCAGGATTGGTTAAGGGCATCTTCAGGGAACAGCGGGTTGAGTTATCAATTGAAAAATACCTGTTAAAAGACAAAGTAATTCAATATTATGCAGACAAGATCAGTAAATCGGACAATACAATAGATCTCAAAGGCCATGCCCGGTTGGATATTAAGAACGGCGAGAAAACCGGGGGTATTGAAACCGACGAATTGATCATCACCATCAGGTAG
- a CDS encoding SGNH/GDSL hydrolase family protein produces MKFHLYIAVVAALMFGCGNGEKVLILPDNPNISYNGRIDFSDPEKPVFMYSGCGIRVDFTGTSAELIMKDDSLRNLFTIVLDDSVFVLNADEADSTYLLADSLPKGKHKLEVYRRSEWHGGNTTFLGFKFDPNAKVSAPSPRAHKIEFIGDSYTCGYGNEGLAQTEHFKYETENHYLSYDAIVARELNADLTAVCRSGIGIVQGYGGNKGFNMPDCYDEVTLDTTKKWDYTKSQPELLVIDLITNDLSVALDSAEFVIRYLDFLKRIRGNFPETRIVCLAGPASEGDKWNTVQSYIGTIVKEFGKKDKAVSYFAFTPFEMHGSDWHPNVEEDKKMAAELTPFLKQLMNW; encoded by the coding sequence ATGAAATTTCACCTTTACATTGCTGTTGTTGCGGCGCTGATGTTTGGTTGCGGCAACGGCGAAAAAGTCCTGATCCTTCCCGATAACCCCAACATTTCGTATAACGGCCGCATTGATTTTTCCGACCCTGAAAAACCGGTTTTCATGTACTCCGGTTGCGGCATCCGGGTTGATTTTACCGGAACTTCCGCCGAACTGATTATGAAAGACGACAGCCTCCGAAACCTGTTTACAATCGTTCTTGACGACAGCGTCTTTGTGCTGAACGCCGATGAAGCCGACAGCACGTATCTGCTGGCCGACAGTCTGCCTAAAGGAAAACACAAACTTGAGGTTTATCGCCGCAGCGAATGGCACGGTGGAAATACTACTTTCCTGGGATTTAAATTCGACCCGAATGCCAAAGTTTCTGCTCCTTCACCCCGCGCACATAAAATTGAATTCATCGGCGATTCCTATACGTGCGGGTATGGGAATGAAGGTCTTGCCCAGACTGAACATTTTAAATACGAAACGGAAAACCACTACCTCAGTTATGATGCCATTGTGGCCCGTGAGCTGAATGCCGACCTCACAGCCGTTTGCCGTTCCGGTATCGGTATTGTGCAGGGATATGGCGGGAATAAGGGGTTTAATATGCCCGACTGCTATGATGAAGTTACGCTTGATACGACAAAGAAGTGGGATTACACAAAATCACAGCCCGAACTCCTTGTAATTGACCTGATCACGAATGACCTTTCTGTGGCACTTGATTCTGCTGAATTTGTCATTCGCTATCTGGATTTCCTGAAACGCATCCGCGGCAACTTTCCTGAAACACGGATCGTTTGCCTTGCCGGACCGGCGAGCGAAGGTGATAAATGGAATACTGTTCAGAGCTACATCGGTACCATTGTAAAAGAATTTGGTAAAAAAGATAAAGCCGTCAGCTATTTTGCCTTCACACCCTTTGAAATGCACGGAAGCGACTGGCATCCCAATGTAGAAGAGGATAAAAAGATGGCTGCGGAGCTGACTCCTTTCCTGAAACAATTGATGAACTGGTAA